In Diaphorobacter ruginosibacter, the genomic stretch GGCTCGAAGGCGCCGAGCGGAACGATCTCGTCGACCTGCGCCACGGCCGTCTTCGATGCCATGCACATCACGGGGCCGAAGTTGCGCTCGGCGTTGCGGAACATGAGGTTGCCCCAGGGATCCGCGCTTTGCGCCTTCACGAAAGCGAAGTCGCCGTGCAGCGGGTTTTCCAGCACGTAGCCCACGCCGTCGATCACCCGTGTCTCCTTGCCCTTGGCCAGCGTGGTGCCGTAGGCCGTGGGCGTGAAGAACGGGCCGAGTCCCGAGCCGGCGGCGCGCATGCGCTCGGCCATGGTGCCTTGCGGCACGCATTCGAGCTCGATCCTGCCGGTGCGATACCACTCGGCAAATGCCTCGGCATTGGGAACCTTGGGGTTGGAGTTGCGCGCGAACGAGCACACCATGCGGCGGACGCGGCCCGCCTCGATCAACTGGCTCAGGCCATATTTGCCGTTGCCCGCGTTGTTGTTGACGATGGTGAGCTCCCGCGCACCCTGGTCGAGCAGGGCGCAGACAAGCTCGGTCGGCACGCCGGAGATCCCGAAACCGCCGATCATGATGACCGCTCCATCCTGCACATCGCGCACGGCCTGCTGCACCGATTCCACGACCTTGTTCAGCATGGGAGGACTCCTTGGAGGGGACCACGCGTCACAGTGTTTCCTCCAGCCCGAAGAGGGCGGTGGACTGGCTCGACAGCGTGCCGCCGTTGCCATGGGCCAGGGCGATCTTCGCGTCCGGAACCTGCCGCTCGCCGCATTCTCCGCGCAACTGGCGCACGGCCTCGATCACGAGGAAGATGCCATACATGCCCGGGTGCACGCAGGAGAGTCCGCCGCCGTTGGTATTGACCGGCAGGCGACCGCCGGGGGCGATGCCGCCGTTCTCGACGAACGGGCCGGCCTCGCCCTTCTTGCAGAAGCCCAGGTCTTCAAGGAACAGCAGTGTGTTGATCGTGAATGCGTCATAGAGGCCGACCACGTCCACGTCGCTGGGC encodes the following:
- a CDS encoding 3-oxoacid CoA-transferase subunit A, giving the protein MLNKVVESVQQAVRDVQDGAVIMIGGFGISGVPTELVCALLDQGARELTIVNNNAGNGKYGLSQLIEAGRVRRMVCSFARNSNPKVPNAEAFAEWYRTGRIELECVPQGTMAERMRAAGSGLGPFFTPTAYGTTLAKGKETRVIDGVGYVLENPLHGDFAFVKAQSADPWGNLMFRNAERNFGPVMCMASKTAVAQVDEIVPLGAFEPQNVMTPGIFVQRVVQVKAAQP